GCTTTCGATCGTGACGCCGGCGACGGGCGGGCTGCCGGTGGCGTATGGCGTCTGCGAGGCGCTGCGCGCGAAACAGGTGTATTGGGCAGAGCGGGGCGAAGAAGGCGGACCGCTGCGGTTCAGGCCCTATCTCGAGCCGGAGCCGGGCGAGAAAGTGCTGCTGGTGGACGACGTGCTGCGGACGGGGCGCAAGCTGACGGAATTGCGGCGGCTCATCGAAGAAAAAGGCGCAGAGGTGGTTGCGCTGGCCGTGATCGTGTATCAGCCGAATCCGGAGACGCCGAAATTCGAAAATCTGCCGTTTTATTACCTGGCGGAACTGGACGCCCTGTATTTCTGGGATTCCGACGCGGCCCAGGAAAAAGCGAAAGAAATGGGCCCGCCGGAGAAGGTCTGGATCTGACCGGCGGCCTGGAGCCGGGCGGCCGCGCTGCACGTCCATCCGGGGGCCTTTCGTTGGGGCATAGTTCAACGTGTGAGGGCGGGGCTTCGAGCCGCCCTTGAACCCGCTGTGGAGCGTTCGGGCATGAGGCGGCCGTCCCGCCGGTGAACGCCGATCTGTGAATCTCCGGTTTTGCGGAAGCGAGGTTTGGACCATGTGGTCTCGCGCGCTGCAGGAGAGCACAGTTGGGATGCAGCCGCCGCCCAAGGGCGGCGGGAAGTCCGTTGGGGAGCGCGGGAGGCACGGTTGGGATGCCGCCCTCGCGAACCGTCGGCGGCAGCCCTCGCGCCAGCGCGAGGGGAATTCGGAGGCCGAGGGGAAATCCGTTGGAGAGGGCGCGGTCCGGCCGCGCCTGCGGCCCGAGGGGAGGGCGGCGACGGGTTGGAGGGGTTTGGCGACCGCTTCGTCGCAGCCCTGCGGGCTGCTCCTGCGCGGCTCTGTCCGCGCGGGGAATTTTCATCTGAAATGCGGCGAATTATCTGCCGTTGATGGCAGAATTGCCATTTTGTTTCTGGCAGCGCGAGGAATTCTTTTTTGAGAGGCTGCGGGGACACCGCGCCCGGAAGCAGCCTGCGCGGAGAACACTTGCCGGTTCCCCGAGACCTGGTCCGGGCGGGACGACGCTGGCTGAATGGCGGCAGCGTGGCTGCAGAGGCGCGCCCGCGGGCGGCGACGGCGGCAGGGTTGTGCCGCAGCGCCGCATAATGAATTCATATTACTGCATTAAAGGGATCGTATTTGTCGTTGAAAAAGTGGCCAGCTGGAGATAGATTTGAAGAGTGCCAGGGGTTGACCAAAAGACTCTATTCTCCATAATTGTGTTTTCTGCGGTCCTTGTCCTGTCCGCGGCTGGCCAGGGAGGACAGGGCGCGATCGAGGGGTGGATTATCGATCCGAGCGACAGCCCGGTGCCGGGCGCCGGCGTCGTGCTGGCGAACCGTGTCACGGGGCACGAGCAGCGGGTGGAGACCGATGAGCGGGGACGATTTGTCTTTCCCGCGGTTCCGGTGGGCGCCTACGATCTGCGTGTCAGCAAAGCTGGATTCCGGGACAGCGAGATCAGCGAGATCCGGGTTCTGGTGGGGCAGCGGCTGTCGCAGGTGATCAAGCTGGAGCTGGGAGCGATCTCGGAAAGCATCACGGTGACCGAGAGCGAGGGTTCGCTGCGGGAGACGGCATCGAACCAGCTGGGCACGGTGATCGAGCCGGTGAGCGTGCAGCAGCTGCCGCTGAACGGGCGGAATTCCCTGCAGCTGGGATATCTGTCCGGCGCGGCGCAGGAGGCGGGCTCCAACCCGTCGAATTTCACGGCGACGCAAACCGGACATGCCGACCGGACGATCGCCGTGGCTGGCATCCAGCAGGACATGACGGGGTATCTGGTGAACGGCGTGTCTGTCGCCGGCACCCGAATCGGACAACTGGGCCTGAACGTCTCGGTAACGGCGGTGGACCAGATCAAGGTGGTGCAGGGCTTCGTGCTGCCGTCGCTGGGACCGGACCCGGGCGTGGTGAATCTCGCCACACGGTCCGGCGGCAGCACGTTTCATGGAGAGGCGTTCTGGTTCCACCGGAACAGCGCGCTGGACGCGCGCGAGTTTTTCGAAACGCGGCGGCAGCCGGGGCCGTTTCTGCGCAATCAGTTCGGCGGCGCGGCGAGCGGCCCGCTGTGGCCGGGCAAGGCGTTCTTCTTTGCGAACTATGAAGGCTACCGTCAGCAGCTTTCTGCGCCGCAGGGCGGATATTCGCCAACGGACGGGATGTTCCGGGGCGACTTCAGCGCGCTTGCGGCGGCGGTGCATGACCCGCTGACCTTCAATGCGGCTACGGGCACGCGTCAGCCTTTCGCGGGCAACCGCATCCCGGAGACGCGGCAGAATGCGATGGCGCGGAAGCTGCTGGAGTACTATCTGCCGGGATCCGACCTGAACCAGAGGCCGCTGAACGTGATCCGGCAGCCGAAGCAGACGCAGACGGCGAATCAGGGCGGGATCAAGGTGGACGTGCCGCTGGGGGCGGCCGGACTGCTGGCGGGCCAGTACATGGGGGAATCGTCGAGGGTGACGGTTCCGGGCGTCTATCCGCTGACCGGGGTTTACTACGATCTCCGGATGCACATGAGCGGGCTGCAATGGACCGCGAACATGGGCCCCGGCACAGTGAACGTGGCGCAGGCTGGTTTCACGAGGCCGTGCCTGTTCTACGGGGGCATCGGGGAACCCGGGCTGCAGGACCGGCTCGGGTTGACGGGCACGGCGGACCGCGACGGCGTGCCGAGCGTTTCACTGACGGGCTTCAGCGGCTTCGGAGCGCCGCAGAGCGTGATCGGCAACATCGACAACAGCTATCAGCTGCAGGACACGCTGACGCTGGTGCGGGGGCGTCATGAGATTGCCGTGGGGTTCATGCTGCGCTACATCCGCACGGTGCAGGAGAGCGCCAACTGGAACGCGCGAGGAACGCTGCTGTTCAGCGGCGCATTCACGGCGCAGACGACGCCTGGCGCCGGAGGGCGGGCGACGGCTCTGGGCGGGACGGGCAGTGCGTTCGCCGATTTTCTGCTTGGCTATCCGGTGAACGGCACGGTCACATCGATGCCGCGGACGCACTACCGGTGGACGGAGATGCACCCGTTCATTCAGGACACGTGGCGGCTGCGTCCGGGGCTGACGCTGAACCTTGGGTTGAGCTGGTACGGGACGACGCCTCCAAACCCGTCAGGCGCGGACAGCGCCTATCCGCATGCGTTTGATTTCGTGAGCGGCCGCATTCTGTATGCGGCGCTGGGAGACATCCGGCCGCAGATTTTTTCGATGGACCGGAACAATTTCTCGCCGCGCGCCGGACTGGCGTGGCAGCCGCGGTTCCTGCCTGGCGCGGTGATCCGGGCGGGGGGCGGCATCTACTATCCGTCGCAGCGGGCGCTGTATCTGCTGTTCGGGATCACGGCGCCGGGCGTGTCGATCGTGCAGGCGATTGCGAATGATCCGGCATCGCCGTCGCCGTTCTACCAGCTGGGGCTGAACGTGTTTCCGCCGATGAAGACCGGCAGCGTGACGCGCGAATTCGCCGAAAACGTCTCCGGCGCCGTGTTCGCGCTGGACCAGGGGCTGCGCTCGACGTACTCGTCGCAATGGAACTTCAGCCTGCAGCTGCCGGTGGGGCGGGCGGCGGTGGCAGAGGCGACCTACATCGGGTCGTCGACGAACAAGCTGCCGATCCGGTGGAACGCGAACGACTGCTCGACGGTGTCGGGGCTGCAATGCGATCCGTCCAACATCCGGTGGTCCCGCTATCCGTACGTCTACTTTGCGGCGCACGCGGGCCATGCGACGTACCACGCGCTGAACCTGAAATTCCAGAAGGAATTTTCGCGCGGCTGGAACTTCCTGTCGAACTACACGTGGGCGAAGGCGCTGTCGAACACGCAGCAGGGCGGGGCAAACCCGCCGCTGAACCAGAGGGGCGTCTGCCTGGATTGCGACAAGGGGCCGACGGGATTCAACATTCCGCACCGGCTGGCGTCGGCATTCGTCTGGGAGCTGCCTGTCGGGCGGGGCCGGAAGTATCTGTCTTCCGCGGGGCCTGTGCTGCATGCAGTGGCGGGCGGCTGGTCGCTGAGCACGATTTCGATCCTGTCTTCGGGCACGCCGGTGATGGTGACGGCGCCGAACAACACGCCGTCGTCGCTGACGAATTTCCGGGCTGACCGGCTGTGCGACGGGAGGCGGGAGCTGGCGGACCGCAACCCGCGGACGAACGGGCTGTACTGGCTGGCGCCTTCGTGCTTCGCAGTGCCGAAGGCGGGCTACTTCGGCAACGCTGGCGTGTACATTCTGCCGGGGCCGGGGATTGCCAACTGGGACCTGGCGCTGCAGAAGCTGACCCGCTTTTCGGAAAGCGTGCAGGCGGTGCTGCGGGTGGAGATGTTCAACGCACTCAACCACACGCAGTTCAGCGCCGTGAACGGCATGGCGGGCGACGCCAATTTCGGCCAGGTGACGCAGGCGCGGACGCCGCGGCAGATTCAGCTGGGGCTGAAGCTGCTGTGGTGAGCACGCCCGCGGGCTGAGCCGCGCGCGCCCCCTGCTCTACCAGAAGAGTTTCAGCGCGAACTGGAACTGCCGCGCGTCGTGTGCGGACGTGAAGGCCAGGGGCGTGGTGGGCGAAACGCCGGCGATGCCCTGGATGCGCGCGGGCAGGGCGCTGAGCGGCACGGCGCCGACGGTGTTGTTCACGGTGCGGAAGTTGGTGCGGTTGGCAAGGTTGAAGCCTTCCGCGATGACTTCGAGCGCCGTGCTCTCGCTGGCGAGACGGAAGCGGCGCGAGAGGCGCATGTCGAACGTGAAAAAGTTGGGGCCGCGGCCGATATTGCGGCCGGCGGGGAAGGGGCGGTCGTTGGTGGTGTAGTTGTCGCCGTTGACGTCAAGGCCGGCGAGCACGTTGAAGGGGCGCCAGGAATTGGCCATGAAGATGGGGGCGATGTTCCAGCCGCGCAGCAGCGTGTTCTGGGCGGTGGACTGATACAGCGCGTGAATGACGGCGCGGTGGGCGTGGTGGAAGGCCGACAGCGACCGCTCGCAGCGCTTGCAGAGCTGGTCCATCGGAGAAAAGTCCGAGTTGAAGTCGGTGAAGTCGTCGATGGCTTTCGACCAGGTGTAGTGGCCGGCAAGGGCGAAGCTGCGGCGGAAACGGCGCTGCACCTGGAGGATGCCGGCGTGATAGAGGGTGTTGCCGTCGTAGGTGAAGATGTTCTTCTGGAGCAGGGTGGGATCGATGCGGCCGTATTCGGGCGTGCCGTTGGGGTTGGTGCGTCCGGTGTAAAAGAGATTGCGGCCGGTGATGCGGGCGAAGCCGAGGCCGCGGTTATAGTTCCATCCGGCGGAAACGGCCCACTCGCCGAAGGCGCGTTCGATCTCGAAGCTGGCCTGCTGCGCGTAACCCTGGCGGAGCGGATCGGAGCCGAACTCGACGCGGAGGGGCAGCCCCGGACCAACGGGCACGCCGAACTGGCGCAGATCCTCAGGCGTGATGGAGCGGCGGCCGATGACGCCCTGGCGGAGGAGGCCCTGATAGATGTCGGCCGAGGTCGTGGGGCGGCCGGTGGCGGGGTTGACGATGATGGGGATGCCGGTGAGCGGGACGAAGACCTGGTTGATGTAGCGGCCGCTCAGAGCGTCGGCGACGTTGGCGATCTGGAGGTTGGTGGGGGCAAAAAAGATGCCGTAGCCGCCGCGGATGACGCTCCTGCCGTCCTTGCCCGGGGACCAGGAGAAGGCGAAGCGGGGGCCGAAGTTGTTCTTGTCGGTTCCGAGCACAGGCTCGTTGCCTTCGAGGTCGTAGCGCAGGCCGAAGTGGAGAGTGAGGTTGCGGCGGGCGCGCCAGGCGTCCTGGACATAGAGGCCGAAGCGCTTGGACCAGCCGGTCCAGCGGGGATCGCCGAAGCCCTGCTGGTAGAAGGTAGGCAGGCCAAGGGCGAACGCCTGGAGCGCGCTGATGGGCTGCGAGAGCACGGGCAGGAGGGACGTCTGTCCGGTGGCCTGCAGGTACTGGCTGATCTGCTGGACGGCGACCGTGCCGGCTGCGCCGGCGATGACGTTCTGCAGGGGGACGGCCTCGCCGAAAGCGAAGCGGCCGCTGAAGAAGGTCTCGGTGTTGGCGAAGTCGCGCACGGGGTTGATGTCGAAGCCGAACTTGAGGTCATGCGAGGAGGAGTGCCGGTTCCAGTTCTGGAGGATCTGGTAGTGGCGCTCCTCGGTGCGGGAGGGCAGGAAGATTTCGCGGCCGAAGAAGCCGAAGCCGGTGACGTTGAGCTCGGGGCCGTAGGGATCGACGGTGCGGACGGCGATGCGGTTGTAGTTGAACATGAGGCGCGTTTCGACCACCCACGATGAGTTGAGGATGATCGAGTCGCTGAGCATCGAAGTGCCGTCCCAGATGTCGAAGTTGCGGCCGCGGTTGTAGGCGACGAGGGCGCCGAACTGGTTGTTTTCGTTGTCCAGCGTGCCGAGGCTGCCGCGCCAGTAGAGGTTGTGGCGGTCGCTGAAGCGGTGGTCGATGCGGGTGGAGAAAAGGTTGCTGGCCTCGCTGAAGGGGAAGACGCCGCTGTTGGCCTGGAAGATGCCGGTGACGAAGGGATTGGTGGAAGGCGTGAGAGAGGAGCCAAGGGCCTGGGCGAGGCCGGCCAGCTGCGCGACGCCGCTGGTGCGCAGGGCGTTCAGAAGCGCCTGCTGGGAGGGGGTGGGGGCGTTGAAGGCGCTGCGGTCCTGCAGGATGGGGACGAAGGTGGACTCGTGGCGGTCGAGCCGCTCATAGGCGGAGAAGAAGAAAGTGCGGTCGCGGCGCAGGGGGCCGCCGGCGGTGGCGCCTGCCTGGGAGCGCGTGTAAGCGGACTTCTGGGGATCGAAGTAATTGCGGGCCTGGATGTCGCGGTGGCGGAGGAAGCCGAAGAAGTTGCCGTGGAACTGGTTGCTGCCGCTGCGGGTGACGATGTTGACGGTGCCGCCGCTGGACCAGCCGAACTCGGCCGATGCGGTGTTGCGGTTGATCTGGAACTCCTGCACGGCCTCCTGGCTGACGCTGAGGCGGACGCCGCCGGAGTTGATGTAGTTCTCGACTCCGTCGACGAAGAAGCCGTTGCCGCGGCCGTTGCCGCCGCCGAAACTGATGCCGGACTGCGGGGTCTGGGCGACGCGGTAATCGGTGCCGTCGACGAGATCCTGCGTCGAAGCGGTGGCCGGAGACAGCAGGGCGAAATCGAGGTAGTTGCGGCGGTTGATGGGCAGCTGCGTGATGCGGGCGAGGTCGATCGTGGTGGCCTGCTGGGCGCGCTCGCTGTCGATGACAGGGGCCTCTGCCTGCACCTCGATCACCTGCTGGAGTTCGCCGACTTCGAGGCGCACGGGAAGCGTGAAGGTGTCGCCGACGCGGACTTCGACCTGTTCGAAGACCTGCGGGGAGAAGCCCTGAGCTTCGACACGGACGCGGTAGCGGCCGGGCGGCAGCAGCGGGAAGACGAATTCGCCGCCTTCGTCGGTCTGCGCATTCCGCTGAATGCCGCGGTCAGGAGCAGTGGCCTGCAGCCGGGCGCCGCGGATGGCGGAGCCGCTGGCATCGGTGACTACGCCGCGGATTTCTCCGGCGTTGCTTTGCGCTTGCGGATATGCTGGAAGACACGCGAGGGCCGCGATGGCAAGGATCGTCATCGGCTTCATTGCTCAACTCCCCAGATGCGCTCAAGGCGGTCAAAAGAGCGCACTTTCCGGATTGTAACAGGATCGGGTCATGCTACAACCAGTACTTTTTGCTCCACTTTTGATGGCGTTGGCCCTGCCCGCAGCGGCGGCGCCGGCGATGAAGGCAGGAGCGGCGAAGATCGACATCACGCCCGAGGGACCGATCTGGATGTCGGGCTACGCGGCGCGGAACAAGCCAAGCGAGGGCGTGCTGACCCCGCTGTGGGCGAAGGCGCTGGCGCTGGAGGACTCGCGGGGGAACCGCGCCGTGATCGTGACGACCGATCTGATCGGGCTGCCGATGG
This DNA window, taken from Bryobacteraceae bacterium, encodes the following:
- the pyrE gene encoding orotate phosphoribosyltransferase, giving the protein MELIPTQEEVVALLRQTGALRHGHFQYPNGLHSDMYLQVPIAMRHYQTAKLLSVALSRKLRAHPEIRAIIPELSIVTPATGGLPVAYGVCEALRAKQVYWAERGEEGGPLRFRPYLEPEPGEKVLLVDDVLRTGRKLTELRRLIEEKGAEVVALAVIVYQPNPETPKFENLPFYYLAELDALYFWDSDAAQEKAKEMGPPEKVWI